From a single Sporosarcina oncorhynchi genomic region:
- a CDS encoding methylated-DNA--[protein]-cysteine S-methyltransferase yields MISEKKIVYWTRMKHGTWQLHIAATDAGICYIGSNNAAFEEMAEWANRKFTQIEWINDFSFFELDNLIDYLEGRRITIEMPIDLYGTDFQMRVWEQLKAIPYGETVSYAEIAQRLGKPTAVRAVGGAIGANPVLFIIPCHRVISKNGKLTGFRAGLSMKESLLRLERDFNQNNTRIPLA; encoded by the coding sequence ATGATAAGTGAGAAAAAAATAGTGTATTGGACGCGCATGAAACATGGGACGTGGCAACTCCATATTGCTGCAACAGACGCAGGTATTTGTTACATAGGCTCAAATAATGCCGCTTTTGAAGAAATGGCAGAGTGGGCGAATCGCAAGTTCACTCAGATAGAATGGATCAATGATTTTTCGTTTTTCGAGCTTGATAATTTGATTGATTACCTAGAGGGGCGTAGGATTACTATTGAAATGCCAATCGATTTGTATGGGACAGACTTTCAAATGCGCGTGTGGGAACAGCTTAAAGCCATTCCTTATGGCGAAACAGTTTCCTATGCGGAAATTGCGCAAAGGCTCGGGAAACCGACGGCGGTGCGGGCGGTTGGCGGTGCAATTGGGGCAAATCCTGTACTGTTCATCATCCCTTGTCACCGTGTCATTTCGAAAAATGGGAAGTTAACTGGATTCCGAGCTGGTTTGTCCATGAAAGAATCGTTGTTGCGTTTGGAAAGAGACTTCAACCAAAACAACACACGTATACCTCTCGCTTAA
- a CDS encoding phytoene/squalene synthase family protein encodes MTNDAKLQKDAMHILKLTSRTFYIPIKLLNPTLRKAVGSAYLCMRAIDEIEDHELMEADTKQFLLQETSKLLQDDFNNDAYEELLRPHSDILPEVSMRLGDWLEVCPDDVLEKVKESTSIMAGGMAKWVGKDFDIKTSDDLDDYTYYVAGLVGVMLSDIWEAYDGTKTDRDLAIGYGRGLQAVNMLRNQHEDADRGVRFIPDGWTRDDMFTYAETNLAKADEYIKTISTKNILVFCKIPLALAKSTLSALQSGREKMNRTEVESTVAAIMKE; translated from the coding sequence TTGACGAACGATGCTAAATTGCAAAAAGATGCAATGCATATTCTTAAACTGACAAGCAGGACCTTTTATATACCTATAAAATTATTGAATCCCACATTGCGAAAAGCTGTCGGCTCTGCTTATTTGTGTATGCGGGCAATTGACGAGATCGAGGATCATGAACTGATGGAAGCAGATACGAAGCAATTCCTGCTTCAAGAAACGAGCAAACTCCTACAAGATGATTTTAACAACGATGCCTATGAAGAGCTCCTTCGTCCCCATTCAGATATTTTACCTGAAGTATCAATGCGACTTGGTGATTGGCTTGAAGTATGTCCCGATGACGTTCTTGAAAAGGTGAAGGAATCGACGAGTATCATGGCTGGAGGAATGGCCAAGTGGGTTGGAAAAGACTTTGACATTAAGACAAGTGATGACCTGGACGATTATACGTACTATGTCGCCGGCCTCGTCGGTGTCATGCTCTCTGATATTTGGGAAGCATACGACGGAACAAAGACCGACCGTGACTTAGCCATCGGTTACGGACGCGGTCTGCAGGCTGTCAACATGTTACGAAACCAACATGAAGATGCTGACCGTGGTGTACGCTTCATACCGGATGGATGGACACGCGATGACATGTTCACTTACGCAGAAACCAATTTAGCAAAAGCGGACGAGTACATTAAAACAATCAGCACGAAGAACATCCTTGTGTTCTGTAAGATTCCGTTAGCACTCGCAAAAAGTACTTTATCCGCTTTACAAAGTGGACGAGAGAAAATGAACCGAACTGAAGTGGAGTCAACAGTAGCAGCGATTATGAAAGAATGA
- a CDS encoding spore germination protein GerW family protein yields MNHSNQVEVPKEYVETSVKTLFKKFAKQRDVSLVYGDPIEVGLMKVVPVAKVSYGFGGGGDGAGNEGGGGSFKINPIGVYEITPESATFKPVRNNSSLAGIIISILSFGLFIYVRKMSTKKSR; encoded by the coding sequence ATGAATCATTCAAATCAAGTAGAAGTGCCAAAGGAATACGTTGAAACATCTGTTAAGACATTATTTAAGAAGTTCGCAAAACAAAGGGATGTCTCGCTTGTCTACGGGGATCCGATAGAAGTGGGATTGATGAAGGTCGTACCAGTGGCCAAAGTGAGCTATGGATTTGGCGGTGGAGGCGACGGAGCAGGCAATGAAGGTGGAGGTGGCAGTTTTAAAATTAATCCGATAGGCGTTTATGAAATAACACCAGAAAGTGCAACATTTAAACCTGTACGCAATAACAGTAGCTTAGCAGGTATAATCATTTCTATTTTATCGTTCGGTCTATTTATCTATGTAAGAAAGATGTCGACTAAAAAGAGTCGCTAA
- a CDS encoding permease prefix domain 1-containing protein, which produces MKPAFERFVTGIVRQTDCNREEREDLYEELLSHLECSFIDYKNEGYSEEEAMRTAMTNFGTEQEVGNQLQEAMYPKRKGMMLGLAVASLLYAYSVYASQLFVMGDAHIIWLVAAVIVSAAILYVTVRPVTSLNRRLWMNGLLLVHLFIFFYGLLLATDLDNRLSVGLTIIACLILLLGILLVYRTTIYDYPAKDQLAGSGMKWLHFINITTGIFVVFVSLFFVWAMLWFTDEFSAMFLLTLLPISAWAISYAIQLRLMKQQKPVWAYAVVIFQMAIILSGLAYWIVVF; this is translated from the coding sequence ATGAAACCTGCGTTTGAACGATTTGTTACCGGTATCGTTCGCCAAACGGACTGCAACCGGGAAGAACGTGAAGATTTATATGAAGAATTGCTCTCGCATTTGGAGTGCTCGTTCATTGACTATAAGAATGAGGGCTATTCGGAAGAGGAGGCTATGCGAACAGCTATGACAAATTTCGGAACTGAACAGGAAGTCGGTAATCAGTTGCAAGAAGCGATGTATCCGAAACGCAAAGGCATGATGTTGGGACTCGCTGTAGCATCTCTGTTATACGCCTATAGTGTGTATGCAAGTCAGTTGTTTGTCATGGGAGATGCGCATATTATCTGGCTTGTTGCCGCTGTTATCGTCAGCGCTGCAATTCTTTATGTGACAGTACGTCCTGTCACTTCGTTAAACCGCCGCCTGTGGATGAATGGGCTATTGCTCGTCCACTTGTTCATCTTCTTCTATGGTCTGCTGCTTGCGACAGACTTGGACAATCGGCTGTCAGTCGGACTCACAATTATCGCGTGTCTCATTTTGCTGTTGGGCATTCTTCTTGTCTACCGCACGACGATTTATGATTACCCTGCAAAGGATCAATTGGCAGGGAGCGGTATGAAGTGGCTGCATTTCATCAATATAACGACAGGGATTTTTGTCGTATTCGTCAGTTTGTTCTTTGTATGGGCGATGCTTTGGTTCACCGATGAATTTTCAGCGATGTTCTTACTGACATTACTCCCGATTTCGGCATGGGCAATCTCTTATGCGATTCAATTGCGACTCATGAAGCAACAAAAACCTGTATGGGCATATGCAGTCGTGATTTTTCAGATGGCCATCATTTTAAGTGGATTGGCATACTGGATAGTGGTCTTTTAA
- a CDS encoding PadR family transcriptional regulator: MDNEMMKGSIDLILLSLIAKRDLYGYEIVKVLKELSDDTYEMGEGTLYAALKRLEKKEWVTSYWQEGEGGRRKYYRLTDEGGTALQSKQENWKWMTGLVRKSTEGLI, encoded by the coding sequence ATGGATAATGAAATGATGAAAGGCAGTATTGATTTAATCCTCTTGTCATTAATTGCGAAGCGGGATTTGTATGGATACGAAATTGTGAAAGTGCTGAAAGAACTAAGTGATGATACGTATGAAATGGGTGAAGGAACGCTGTATGCTGCATTGAAGCGTCTGGAAAAGAAAGAGTGGGTTACTTCTTATTGGCAAGAAGGCGAAGGTGGGAGACGAAAATATTACCGCCTGACGGATGAAGGTGGAACTGCTTTGCAAAGCAAACAGGAAAACTGGAAATGGATGACTGGGCTTGTGCGGAAAAGCACGGAAGGTTTGATATGA
- a CDS encoding ABC-F family ATP-binding cassette domain-containing protein: MGLLTVTNLSHGFGDRAIFDDVSFRLLQGEHIGLVGANGEGKSTFMNIITRKLEPDAGTVGWAKRVRVGYLDQHVVLKQGLSIRDVLRTAFQYLYDIETEMNMLFAKMGEVDSDELEKLLEETGQMQDDLTNNDFYIIDSKVDEVANGLGLDEFGLDRDVNDLSGGQRTKVLLGKLLLEKPDILLLDEPTNYLDVEHIEWLRNYLQNYDNAFILISHDIPFLNSVINLIYHMENQQITRYPGDYDEFLRVHEMKKQQVEAAFKKQQKEISSLKDFVARNKANAATSRMAMSRQKKLDKMEIIELDAEKPKPQFDFKLARTPGRYLFQTKDLIIGYDEPLSRELELTMERGQKIALSGANGIGKTTLLKSILGEIPSLAGSVELGDHLEIGYFEQESKTDSNNTCLEEVWEEFPHFTQYEVRAALARCGLTTKHIESKVKVLSGGERSKVRLCKLINRETNLLVLDEPTNHLDVDAKNELKRALKEYKGSVLLISHEPDFYEGVVTDIWNGENWTTKMF; the protein is encoded by the coding sequence ATGGGTTTATTAACAGTAACAAATTTAAGTCACGGCTTCGGGGATCGCGCGATTTTCGATGACGTTTCGTTCCGTCTATTGCAGGGCGAGCATATCGGTCTTGTTGGTGCGAATGGCGAAGGGAAATCCACGTTCATGAATATCATCACGCGCAAGCTGGAACCGGACGCTGGAACAGTTGGCTGGGCGAAGAGAGTCCGTGTTGGCTATCTAGATCAGCATGTCGTCTTGAAGCAAGGTTTGAGCATTCGTGACGTATTGCGTACCGCTTTTCAATATCTTTATGATATCGAGACGGAAATGAATATGCTGTTCGCCAAGATGGGCGAAGTCGATTCGGATGAATTGGAGAAACTGCTTGAAGAAACAGGGCAGATGCAAGATGATTTAACGAATAACGACTTTTACATTATCGATTCGAAAGTCGATGAAGTAGCGAATGGTCTCGGACTAGATGAATTTGGCTTGGACCGCGATGTGAATGATTTAAGTGGTGGGCAGCGGACAAAAGTACTTCTTGGCAAACTGTTGCTGGAGAAACCTGACATTCTGTTGCTCGATGAACCAACAAACTATTTGGACGTGGAGCATATTGAATGGCTGCGGAATTATTTGCAGAACTATGATAATGCATTCATACTCATTTCGCATGATATCCCATTCTTAAACAGTGTTATTAACCTGATTTATCATATGGAGAATCAGCAGATTACACGCTATCCAGGAGATTATGACGAATTCCTTCGTGTGCATGAGATGAAAAAGCAGCAAGTGGAAGCGGCTTTTAAGAAGCAACAAAAAGAAATCTCGAGCTTGAAAGATTTCGTAGCACGCAATAAAGCGAATGCCGCAACAAGCCGTATGGCTATGTCACGCCAGAAGAAATTAGACAAAATGGAGATTATTGAACTGGATGCCGAAAAGCCGAAACCGCAATTTGACTTCAAGTTAGCGAGGACGCCCGGCAGGTATTTATTCCAAACGAAAGATCTGATTATCGGATATGATGAGCCATTGTCCAGGGAGTTGGAATTGACAATGGAACGCGGTCAAAAGATTGCGCTGTCTGGTGCAAACGGCATCGGAAAAACGACATTGCTGAAAAGTATCCTTGGCGAAATTCCGTCTCTTGCAGGATCCGTCGAACTTGGCGATCATTTGGAAATTGGATACTTTGAACAGGAGTCGAAAACAGATTCCAACAATACTTGTCTCGAAGAAGTGTGGGAAGAGTTCCCGCATTTCACTCAATATGAAGTGCGTGCGGCACTTGCCCGATGCGGACTGACGACGAAGCATATCGAAAGTAAAGTGAAAGTATTGAGCGGGGGAGAACGGTCGAAAGTACGGTTATGCAAATTGATCAATCGAGAAACGAATTTGCTTGTGCTAGATGAGCCGACAAACCATCTTGACGTCGATGCTAAAAACGAATTAAAACGTGCTTTAAAGGAATACAAAGGCAGCGTTCTACTCATTTCTCACGAACCGGATTTCTATGAAGGTGTCGTGACGGATATTTGGAACGGTGAAAACTGGACGACAAAAATGTTCTAA
- a CDS encoding penicillin-binding transpeptidase domain-containing protein, with amino-acid sequence MKRRWLSALFVLSIILVTGCTKEEPATPDDRLQEYVALWQNNDFTKMYNEYLTGGTTATFNTDHFIDRQEKLQKDLGIENIIVTYDPPAADKEWNTEEPAPFTVHISMDTAAGPLAFDKELVMLHELREEEENWYAEWDPSFILPGLGTKETVGISTILSKRGEIVDRNGLPIAINGAGYEIGLVPERFTDSSNKQVVADLLGVSTDYIDKQLNQSWVKPSYFVPLKVLSNTKKDLVDRLIELPGVTYQKSEMREYPFGEALAHVSGYVGKITAEQLEKLEGKGYTETDLIGRQGLERVLEERLRGQDGIRIYMKEAEAGATPITIIEQPAKDGEIISLTIDAKLQKALFDSMKGEPGASAAVDPQTGETLALVSSPSFDPTEFMLGVSSARYNELAEDPLKPLFNRYAASYAPGSTLKPITAAIGMEIGKLNPEEGLNITGRTWQKDASWGNYRVSRLHPEAPNPINLNNALIYSDNIYFAQQALAMGRQTFIDGLTRYGFGEDIPFILNIASSQISNDGKISSEGQLADTSFGQGQMLTNIVHLAAMYEPIVNGGTMYKPTLLLEDKHSEVWKDGLLSKENAQILRTNLRDVVVKGYAQSANLPTIAFAGKTGTAELKAAGADRGHENGFFVAYDSDDPAYIIAMMIEGIEDEGGSNYVAAMVADAVTLHRGQ; translated from the coding sequence ATGAAAAGAAGATGGCTCTCCGCATTATTCGTATTATCGATTATTTTAGTCACAGGCTGTACGAAAGAAGAACCGGCAACACCTGACGATAGATTGCAAGAATACGTAGCGCTTTGGCAAAATAACGACTTTACAAAGATGTACAATGAATATTTGACCGGAGGAACGACAGCGACTTTTAATACGGATCATTTCATTGACCGGCAGGAAAAGTTACAAAAAGATCTTGGAATTGAAAACATAATCGTTACATACGATCCACCGGCAGCGGATAAAGAATGGAATACAGAAGAGCCAGCACCATTCACTGTCCATATATCCATGGATACTGCAGCAGGACCGTTAGCATTTGATAAGGAATTGGTGATGCTCCATGAATTACGTGAGGAAGAAGAGAATTGGTATGCCGAATGGGATCCTTCATTCATCTTGCCTGGACTTGGCACAAAAGAAACTGTCGGCATATCAACGATTTTATCCAAACGTGGAGAGATTGTTGACCGGAATGGTTTGCCAATCGCGATCAATGGAGCTGGCTATGAAATCGGTCTAGTACCTGAAAGATTCACGGACAGTTCAAACAAACAGGTGGTTGCTGATCTTCTCGGCGTATCCACGGATTATATCGATAAGCAATTGAATCAAAGCTGGGTGAAACCTTCTTATTTCGTACCGCTCAAAGTCTTATCCAACACAAAGAAAGATTTGGTCGATCGACTCATTGAATTGCCAGGCGTGACGTACCAGAAATCTGAAATGCGGGAATATCCTTTCGGTGAAGCTTTGGCACATGTTTCAGGGTACGTTGGGAAGATTACGGCTGAACAATTGGAAAAACTTGAGGGCAAAGGATATACCGAAACCGATCTAATCGGCAGACAAGGCTTGGAACGCGTACTGGAAGAACGACTTCGCGGGCAGGATGGCATTCGTATCTATATGAAAGAAGCGGAAGCAGGGGCTACACCGATTACCATTATCGAGCAGCCTGCTAAAGACGGGGAAATCATTTCATTGACGATTGACGCCAAATTGCAGAAGGCATTATTTGACTCCATGAAAGGTGAACCGGGTGCAAGTGCGGCAGTCGATCCACAAACAGGCGAGACATTGGCACTTGTAAGTTCTCCTAGTTTTGACCCGACGGAGTTCATGCTTGGTGTCAGTTCAGCACGATACAACGAACTTGCCGAAGATCCATTGAAACCTTTGTTCAACCGGTATGCAGCTTCATACGCTCCTGGATCGACATTAAAACCAATCACAGCTGCGATTGGCATGGAAATCGGCAAACTGAACCCTGAGGAAGGATTGAATATAACCGGAAGAACGTGGCAAAAAGACGCCTCGTGGGGGAATTATCGCGTATCGAGATTGCATCCTGAAGCACCGAATCCTATCAACTTGAACAATGCGCTCATCTACTCAGATAATATTTATTTTGCGCAACAAGCTCTGGCAATGGGTCGCCAGACATTCATCGATGGATTGACACGGTATGGATTTGGAGAGGACATCCCTTTCATTCTCAACATCGCTTCTTCACAGATTTCAAATGACGGAAAGATTAGCTCAGAAGGACAGCTTGCCGATACATCATTCGGTCAAGGGCAGATGCTGACAAATATTGTGCATCTGGCGGCGATGTATGAACCGATTGTTAACGGTGGCACGATGTATAAGCCGACACTTCTGCTTGAAGATAAGCATAGTGAAGTTTGGAAAGACGGATTACTTTCGAAGGAAAACGCACAGATTTTACGCACGAACTTGCGGGATGTTGTCGTCAAAGGCTACGCTCAATCTGCAAACCTTCCTACCATTGCATTTGCTGGGAAAACGGGGACTGCAGAACTAAAAGCAGCGGGCGCAGACAGAGGCCATGAAAACGGATTTTTCGTAGCATACGACTCCGATGATCCAGCATATATCATCGCGATGATGATTGAAGGTATCGAAGATGAAGGCGGAAGTAACTATGTCGCCGCCATGGTCGCCGATGCGGTAACACTCCATAGAGGACAATAA
- a CDS encoding IS1182 family transposase translates to MISNQETLNLSPYMAIYDIVVPKDNMLRQINELVDFSFILEELKTKYCLDNGRKAIPPIRMFKYLLLKAIFDVSDVDLVERSRYDMSFKYFLNMAPEDDVIDSSTLTKFRRLRLKDVGLLDMLIKKTVEIALEKKIIKSNTIIVDATHTKARYNQKSPIEFLQEKSKNVRKAVYKIDESMKDKFPAKSTSNEVDDELAYCEKVIEAIENEPQISQVPAVKERLNTLKEIVGDTQHHLQYSVDSDARVGHKSADSSFFGYKTHIAMCDERIITAATVTTGEKSDGQYLQELIEKSKATGMKIDTVLGDAAYSGKDNLIYTNQEQIQLIAKLNPIVTTGGHAKEFDFNKDAGMFVCPAGHMATRKARTGKKGQKRNQTMTFYFDVEKCKTCPLREGCYKEGAKSKTYSVSIKSTEHVEQAAFQETEEFKRLARNRYKIEAKNSELKNPHGYDQAQSAGLFGMGIQAATTIFAVNLKRIIKLVNEKE, encoded by the coding sequence ATGATTTCAAACCAGGAAACCCTAAATTTAAGTCCTTACATGGCGATTTATGATATCGTCGTGCCGAAAGATAATATGCTTCGCCAAATAAATGAACTTGTTGATTTTTCCTTTATTTTAGAAGAGCTTAAAACCAAATACTGCTTGGATAATGGGCGTAAAGCAATTCCGCCCATCCGTATGTTCAAATACTTATTATTAAAAGCTATCTTTGATGTATCTGATGTTGACTTAGTGGAACGCTCCAGATACGACATGTCCTTTAAATACTTTCTAAATATGGCTCCAGAAGATGACGTCATCGACTCAAGTACCCTTACAAAATTCCGTAGACTACGTCTCAAAGACGTCGGTCTTTTAGATATGTTAATCAAGAAGACGGTTGAAATCGCACTTGAAAAGAAAATCATTAAGAGTAATACAATCATTGTGGACGCAACACATACCAAGGCACGTTACAATCAGAAATCACCGATAGAATTCCTACAAGAAAAGTCGAAGAATGTCCGAAAAGCTGTCTATAAAATTGATGAATCAATGAAAGATAAATTCCCTGCGAAGTCCACTTCTAACGAAGTGGATGATGAATTGGCATATTGTGAAAAAGTCATTGAGGCAATTGAAAATGAACCACAAATCTCTCAAGTACCAGCCGTTAAAGAACGACTAAATACATTAAAGGAAATAGTGGGGGATACTCAACATCATCTTCAATATTCCGTTGATTCCGATGCACGTGTAGGTCATAAATCAGCGGACTCCTCTTTCTTCGGTTATAAAACGCATATCGCTATGTGTGATGAGAGAATTATTACAGCGGCAACCGTAACGACAGGCGAAAAAAGTGATGGACAGTACTTACAGGAATTAATCGAGAAAAGTAAAGCGACTGGAATGAAGATTGATACAGTATTAGGAGACGCTGCATATTCTGGAAAAGATAATCTAATTTATACAAATCAAGAACAAATTCAATTAATCGCTAAACTCAATCCCATCGTTACAACCGGAGGACATGCGAAAGAATTTGATTTTAATAAAGATGCGGGAATGTTTGTATGCCCGGCCGGGCATATGGCAACTCGAAAAGCCCGCACGGGCAAGAAGGGACAAAAGAGGAACCAAACAATGACGTTTTATTTTGATGTTGAAAAATGTAAAACGTGTCCATTGAGGGAAGGTTGTTACAAGGAAGGAGCTAAAAGTAAAACGTATTCCGTATCGATCAAGTCCACGGAACATGTAGAACAGGCAGCCTTTCAGGAAACAGAGGAATTTAAAAGGCTTGCACGAAATCGATATAAAATCGAAGCGAAAAATAGTGAGTTGAAAAATCCGCATGGGTACGATCAGGCCCAATCAGCGGGTTTATTTGGCATGGGCATCCAGGCCGCGACTACCATATTCGCAGTCAATCTGAAACGGATAATAAAACTGGTGAACGAAAAAGAATGA
- a CDS encoding YjcZ family sporulation protein, translating into MSGNVGGHCGNEGSGFTLIVVLFILLIIVGASFAGGGFC; encoded by the coding sequence ATGTCAGGAAATGTTGGAGGACATTGTGGTAACGAAGGCAGCGGATTTACATTGATTGTCGTGCTGTTTATTTTATTGATCATCGTTGGAGCGTCGTTTGCAGGTGGCGGTTTTTGTTGA